A genomic segment from Luteolibacter ambystomatis encodes:
- a CDS encoding glycosyltransferase family 4 protein, producing MPVFPAMAACHKILMAGVVPPPVHGQSLATRALFDADLAPLEKALLEIRSSNELGEVGKASLKKGLGLISIVARGFRLRFKSGARVLYYTPGSAAMVPFVRDVIFLGLCRPLFRRTVLHYHSGGLPEFLNASPLKSFLGRWIYGRGAWAVCLSKHAAVPGKDFGAEREFEIANGLDVSPLPAENREGDAFQVLFVGNLYEDKGVLDLVTACKSAAARIDRSVRLRLVGKWPDEGTRAKFEALVADLPANLTIDPPAPAYGDDKWQAFAGADVFGFPSYYRAENFPLVLIEAMACGLPVAAYAWRGAPSIVEEGGSGFLVQPHDTDALADRLVELAANPDLRNRMGARGRDIYEQRLTLSAHLDAMRTVLVEACEAP from the coding sequence GTGCCGGTATTCCCAGCGATGGCGGCATGCCACAAGATCCTGATGGCCGGTGTGGTGCCCCCACCCGTCCACGGCCAATCGCTCGCCACCCGCGCGCTGTTCGATGCGGATCTCGCGCCGCTTGAGAAGGCTCTCCTCGAGATCCGCTCCAGCAATGAGCTCGGCGAAGTCGGCAAGGCTTCGCTGAAAAAAGGCCTCGGTCTGATCTCCATCGTCGCCCGCGGCTTCCGCCTCCGGTTCAAATCCGGTGCCCGTGTTCTCTACTACACTCCTGGTAGCGCGGCGATGGTGCCCTTCGTCCGCGATGTGATCTTCCTCGGTCTCTGTCGTCCGCTGTTCCGCCGCACGGTGCTGCACTACCACTCCGGCGGTCTTCCTGAATTCCTCAACGCCAGCCCGCTGAAAAGCTTCCTCGGGCGCTGGATCTACGGCCGTGGTGCCTGGGCGGTCTGCCTTTCGAAACACGCGGCGGTGCCGGGAAAAGACTTCGGCGCGGAACGCGAGTTCGAAATCGCCAACGGTCTCGATGTTTCTCCTCTGCCCGCTGAGAACCGCGAGGGCGATGCCTTCCAGGTCCTGTTCGTCGGCAATCTTTATGAAGACAAGGGCGTGCTCGATCTGGTCACCGCTTGCAAGTCCGCTGCGGCACGCATCGACCGTTCGGTGCGCTTGAGACTGGTCGGCAAATGGCCGGATGAAGGCACCCGCGCGAAATTCGAAGCGCTCGTCGCGGACCTCCCTGCGAATCTCACCATCGATCCTCCCGCTCCGGCCTATGGCGATGACAAGTGGCAGGCCTTTGCCGGTGCGGATGTGTTCGGATTTCCGTCTTACTATCGTGCGGAAAATTTCCCTCTCGTGCTGATCGAAGCGATGGCCTGTGGATTGCCGGTGGCCGCATATGCCTGGCGCGGTGCTCCTTCGATTGTGGAGGAGGGCGGCTCCGGCTTCCTGGTCCAGCCACATGACACGGATGCCCTCGCGGATCGCCTCGTTGAACTCGCCGCAAACCCGGACCTGCGGAACCGCATGGGAGCAAGAGGACGCGACATCTACGAACAACGTCTGACGCTCTCCGCCCACCTCGACGCCATGCGCACGGTTCTGGTGGAAGCCTGCGAGGCTCCTTGA